One region of Edaphobacter bradus genomic DNA includes:
- the pabB gene encoding aminodeoxychorismate synthase component I — protein MNHWTQLPKQVRTLAASTRGSVLLETSRFDAENQRSYLFVNPVEVFAAHSLDDIPDLFRRIEWALVQGLHVAGYLSYECGYHFERFNEPPLLPQLPLAWFGAYVQPFVFDHSSGRFEGPAPDLSHAPAPEPIPAAFAANAELAITEDEYSPKIERIKRYIEAGDTYQVNFTDSVTAYTSHSASQAFSALSAAQPVSYSALLNVAGHHILSHSPELFFRIDNSVAGRRIATRPMKGTMPRGLDLHDDELAAQRLASDEKNCSEHIMIVDLLRNDLGRVCAAGSVRVEDIFTVERYATLLQMTSTVSGTLRPGLTWYEIFRSLFPSGSITGAPKIRTMEIIRELESSPRGVYTGSIGHIAPDGSAAFNVAIRTLVLKDGVAHMGVGGGIVADSAAEDEYRECLLKASFLTRARHDFQLIETMWWDGTGVPLLSLHLDRLEASARYFGFVFDSDAAKTRIDETTRGLPAGEGHRLRLRLAASGELSVTAAAFVPDAAPITVQIADKHTRSNDVFLRHKTTHRELYDRSFAEAQAAGVDEVIFLNERGELTEGAISNLFLESGGRLLTPPLASGVLPGVYRRLVLETNPRAEERVLTIADLESADAVYLCNALRGMRRVKSLVRGASKSRNSDTG, from the coding sequence TTGAATCACTGGACCCAGCTTCCGAAGCAGGTGCGCACGCTCGCCGCCTCAACGCGGGGCTCTGTTCTGCTCGAGACGTCGCGCTTCGACGCGGAGAACCAGCGCAGCTATCTCTTCGTAAACCCGGTCGAAGTCTTCGCTGCGCATAGCCTCGACGACATCCCCGACCTCTTTCGCCGTATCGAATGGGCTCTCGTGCAGGGCCTTCACGTCGCCGGATACCTCAGCTATGAGTGCGGCTATCACTTCGAACGCTTCAACGAACCTCCGCTGCTGCCGCAGCTTCCGCTCGCATGGTTCGGCGCCTATGTACAGCCCTTCGTCTTCGATCATTCCAGCGGACGCTTCGAAGGCCCCGCGCCTGACCTCTCCCATGCCCCGGCGCCGGAGCCGATACCCGCCGCCTTTGCCGCGAACGCAGAGCTGGCCATCACAGAGGACGAGTACAGCCCAAAGATCGAGCGCATCAAGCGCTACATCGAGGCCGGCGACACCTACCAGGTCAACTTCACCGATTCGGTGACGGCGTACACTTCGCACTCAGCCTCTCAGGCCTTTTCCGCGCTCTCGGCCGCGCAGCCGGTCTCGTACAGCGCGCTGCTCAACGTCGCGGGGCACCACATTCTCTCGCACTCGCCGGAGCTGTTTTTTCGCATCGACAACAGCGTGGCAGGTCGCCGCATCGCGACTCGGCCCATGAAGGGAACGATGCCGCGTGGGCTCGATCTCCACGACGACGAACTGGCGGCGCAGCGGCTGGCCAGCGACGAGAAGAACTGCAGCGAGCACATCATGATCGTCGATCTGCTGCGCAACGACCTTGGGCGCGTCTGCGCGGCGGGCAGCGTGCGGGTTGAGGATATCTTCACGGTGGAGCGCTACGCGACACTGCTGCAGATGACCTCGACAGTCTCGGGCACACTGCGGCCGGGCCTCACCTGGTACGAGATCTTCCGCAGCCTCTTCCCCAGCGGCTCGATCACCGGCGCGCCGAAGATCCGTACGATGGAAATCATTCGCGAGCTGGAGAGCAGTCCTCGCGGCGTCTACACGGGCTCGATCGGCCACATCGCGCCCGATGGCTCAGCAGCGTTCAACGTTGCTATCCGCACGCTCGTGCTGAAGGATGGCGTCGCGCACATGGGCGTAGGCGGCGGCATCGTCGCCGACTCCGCCGCCGAAGACGAGTATCGCGAGTGCCTGCTGAAGGCGAGCTTCCTCACGCGTGCACGCCACGACTTCCAGCTCATCGAAACCATGTGGTGGGATGGCACCGGCGTCCCGTTGCTCAGCCTGCATCTTGACCGGCTGGAGGCATCCGCGCGCTACTTCGGCTTCGTCTTCGACAGCGACGCCGCGAAGACCCGCATCGACGAGACGACGCGCGGTTTGCCTGCAGGGGAGGGCCATCGCCTTCGCCTGCGCCTCGCTGCATCGGGCGAGCTCAGCGTGACTGCCGCTGCGTTCGTGCCGGACGCGGCGCCGATCACAGTGCAGATCGCAGACAAGCACACGCGCTCGAACGACGTCTTTCTGCGTCACAAGACGACCCACCGCGAGCTCTACGACCGCAGTTTTGCCGAGGCGCAGGCCGCGGGCGTCGACGAAGTGATCTTCCTCAACGAGCGCGGCGAACTCACCGAGGGAGCCATCAGCAATCTCTTTCTCGAGAGCGGAGGCCGGCTGCTGACGCCTCCGCTCGCCTCGGGCGTCCTGCCCGGGGTCTACCGTCGGCTGGTGCTGGAGACGAACCCTCGGGCCGAGGAGCGGGTCCTGACCATTGCTGACCTTGAGTCCGCCGACGCCGTCTATCTGTGTAACGCGCTGCGCGGAATGAGGCGCGTAAAGTCTTTGGTTCGTGGAGCATCCAAATCCCGCAATTCAGACACCGGTTGA
- the amaB gene encoding L-piperidine-6-carboxylate dehydrogenase — protein sequence MTIQKEVAQLLDRFGVPASAYTGGKLPVTTPITGETIAQVATMKSPTDVIAAAHKAFLEWRTVPAPQRGELVRLLGEELRAERESLGRLVTIEAGKVLSEGTGEVQEMIDICTFATGLSRQLAGLTMPSERADHRMMESWHPLGVIGVISAFNFPVAVWSWNAALALVCGNSVVWKPSEKTPLTALATQAIFERAAKKFEAKFGKVPANLSSLLLGDATVGQQLVDSPLVPVVSATGSTAMGRAVGPKLAARFARAILELGGNNAAIVSPTADLDLTLRGVAFAAMGTAGQRCTSLRRLIVHDSIYDALLAKLKKVYGSVAIGDPREQGTLVGPLIDERSFRAMQQALEAARNAGATVTGGERVPQPKSPNAFYVRPALVEIDRQTDFVKRETFAPILYVLRYSDFAEAIALHNEVPQGLSSSIFTLNMREAEIFLSATGSDCGIANVNIGTSGAEIGGAFGGEKETGGGRESGSDAWKQYMRRTTNTINYGTELPLAQGVSFNID from the coding sequence ATGACCATCCAGAAGGAAGTAGCCCAGCTCCTCGACCGATTTGGCGTTCCCGCCTCCGCATACACCGGCGGCAAGCTGCCTGTAACGACTCCCATCACCGGCGAGACCATCGCGCAGGTCGCCACCATGAAGTCGCCGACCGACGTCATCGCTGCCGCGCACAAGGCATTTCTTGAGTGGCGCACCGTCCCCGCTCCCCAGCGCGGCGAGCTCGTCCGTCTTCTCGGCGAAGAGCTGCGCGCCGAGCGCGAATCTCTCGGCCGCCTCGTCACCATCGAGGCAGGCAAGGTCCTCTCCGAGGGCACCGGCGAGGTGCAGGAGATGATCGACATCTGCACCTTCGCGACTGGCCTCTCGCGCCAGCTCGCCGGCCTCACCATGCCGTCGGAGCGCGCTGACCATCGCATGATGGAGTCCTGGCACCCGCTCGGCGTCATCGGCGTCATCTCGGCCTTCAACTTCCCCGTCGCCGTCTGGTCGTGGAACGCCGCGCTGGCGCTGGTCTGCGGCAACTCCGTCGTCTGGAAGCCGTCGGAGAAGACGCCGCTCACCGCGCTCGCCACGCAGGCCATCTTCGAGCGCGCGGCAAAGAAATTCGAAGCAAAGTTCGGCAAAGTTCCCGCGAACCTCTCCTCGCTGCTCCTCGGCGACGCCACAGTCGGCCAGCAGCTCGTCGATTCACCGCTGGTTCCGGTCGTCTCCGCCACCGGCTCGACTGCGATGGGCCGAGCGGTTGGTCCGAAGTTGGCCGCACGCTTCGCCCGCGCCATCCTCGAGCTTGGCGGCAACAACGCAGCCATCGTCTCCCCCACGGCGGACCTCGACCTCACGCTCCGCGGCGTCGCCTTCGCGGCGATGGGAACCGCCGGCCAGCGCTGCACCTCGCTGCGCCGCCTCATCGTGCACGACTCCATCTACGACGCGCTGCTGGCGAAGCTCAAGAAGGTCTATGGCTCCGTCGCGATCGGCGATCCTCGCGAGCAGGGAACTCTCGTCGGTCCGCTCATCGACGAGCGCTCCTTCCGCGCCATGCAGCAGGCGCTAGAAGCCGCCCGCAACGCCGGAGCCACTGTCACCGGAGGCGAGCGCGTGCCGCAGCCCAAGAGTCCCAACGCCTTCTACGTCCGCCCCGCGCTGGTCGAGATCGACCGCCAGACCGACTTCGTCAAGCGCGAGACCTTCGCGCCCATCCTCTACGTGCTCCGCTACAGCGACTTCGCCGAAGCCATCGCGCTCCACAACGAAGTTCCGCAGGGGCTCTCCTCATCCATCTTCACGCTCAACATGCGCGAGGCGGAGATCTTCCTCTCAGCCACCGGCTCCGACTGCGGCATCGCCAACGTCAACATCGGAACCTCCGGCGCCGAGATCGGCGGGGCCTTCGGCGGCGAGAAGGAGACCGGCGGCGGCCGCGAGTCTGGCTCCGACGCCTGGAAGCAGTACATGCGCCGCACCACCAACACCATCAACTATGGCACAGAGCTTCCGCTCGCCCAGGGTGTAAGCTTCAACATCGACTGA
- a CDS encoding DUF1338 domain-containing protein yields MTSETGILQKLLEKIIGPERTGKLFQVLVVHPDLVAAGGPEVSRAVLAQALNMLLFEELLERVPAAKTYVEHCLSKGNTVMHDHGAVRTVALEHMGELPAGQEAITRILRPLGYALNGVYPLERLRMTGRSHAQVDYPEDIAQFFISELHPERFSPNFQQAVQRVTSTSVDPLTPEANALLEKLQSNRSLSLDESAELLPVLVKVFDRQHAEPGIVDYETLLAESPEMAWISTEGNAFNHATDRVPDVDKLSAEQKALGQPMKEAVETSQSGRVRQTAFHAARVLRGFRCGDGTRIEKEVPGSFYEFITRLPLPEKDGKRALDLSFDSSNAQAIFKMTANAK; encoded by the coding sequence ATGACGTCTGAGACAGGAATTTTGCAGAAGCTTCTTGAGAAGATCATCGGGCCGGAGCGGACCGGCAAACTCTTTCAGGTCCTCGTCGTTCATCCGGACCTGGTTGCCGCCGGCGGCCCTGAGGTCTCGCGCGCCGTCCTCGCGCAGGCGTTGAACATGCTGCTCTTCGAGGAGCTTCTCGAGCGTGTGCCCGCTGCAAAGACCTATGTCGAGCACTGTCTCAGCAAGGGCAACACCGTGATGCACGACCACGGCGCCGTCCGCACGGTCGCGCTGGAGCACATGGGGGAACTCCCCGCCGGACAGGAGGCGATCACGCGCATCCTGCGGCCGCTCGGCTACGCGCTCAACGGCGTCTACCCGCTGGAGCGGCTGCGCATGACGGGCCGGTCGCACGCGCAGGTCGATTACCCCGAGGACATCGCGCAATTTTTCATCAGCGAGCTGCACCCCGAGCGCTTCTCGCCAAACTTTCAGCAGGCTGTGCAGCGCGTGACGTCCACCTCGGTCGATCCGCTCACCCCAGAGGCGAACGCGCTGCTCGAGAAGCTTCAGAGCAACCGCTCGCTGAGCCTCGACGAGAGCGCGGAGCTGCTTCCGGTGCTGGTCAAGGTCTTCGACCGCCAACACGCCGAGCCTGGGATCGTTGACTACGAGACGCTGCTGGCCGAGTCGCCTGAGATGGCCTGGATCTCCACTGAGGGCAATGCCTTCAACCACGCCACCGACCGCGTCCCTGACGTGGACAAGCTCTCTGCCGAGCAGAAGGCGCTGGGCCAGCCCATGAAGGAAGCCGTTGAAACCTCGCAGTCCGGCCGCGTCCGCCAGACAGCCTTCCACGCCGCGCGTGTGCTGCGCGGTTTCCGCTGCGGCGACGGTACCAGGATTGAAAAGGAGGTCCCGGGCTCGTTCTATGAGTTCATCACGCGCCTTCCATTGCCTGAAAAGGACGGCAAGCGCGCGCTCGACCTCAGCTTCGACAGCTCGAACGCGCAGGCCATCTTCAAGATGACGGCGAACGCAAAATAG
- a CDS encoding glycoside hydrolase family 2 TIM barrel-domain containing protein — MDRRDFLKTTSTLLAASALPGVPALAATNSATGRTILPLNRGWRYHPSKVEGAHAVDFDDASFERVVVPHTNVKLPWHNFDDKTYEFVSTYRRRFKTPAEAQGRRVFVDFEGVMTASTVWINGVSLGEYKGGFTPFSFELTPHLRASGENVLVVQVDSTERDDIPPFGYQIDYLTFGGIYREVSLRIVPATYIDNIFARTRDVLSGKTALDVDCFLAGAPSAGLTIEAELRDGDRVVAKTSHAASYTGAADPNAGANPATSAPVYNSAETKTDPARQTVSFEGLEGIQLWDLDSPHLYTVHVRLLESGRVVDEDTRRIGFREAVFTDHGFSLNGKIVKLRGLDRHQTFPFVGQAMPGRVQRKDAKILREDLHCNIVRTSHYPQSRHFLDCCDEIGLLVLEEIPGWQHIGPEPWKQISIDNVGRMIRRDWNHPSIILWGVRINESRDDHDFYTRTNALAHLLDPTRQTGGIRYFQESEFLEDVFTMNDFGFPLKKPNHPRYLNTEFVGHTYPTKTTDDDERQREHTLRHARIHNQLASDPQYAGGIGWCAFDYNTHANFGAGDRICYHGVIDIFRELKPAAGFYKSQCDPAKEIVLEPAFHWANSDESTNFTKAVICSNCDHLKLFVREKSLESNPWLPLVELDPDRTEFEHLAYPPFIFDRTKHDSDILRGWGDLRIDGYLNGKLVASRSLSGSGADRKFALVADDLTLAADGADTTRVVMRVTDEFGAVRPYANDAIVLKLEGPAELIGDNPFALVGGRAAVWIRAKEQAGTVRLTATHPRLGSQTVEITLTSAPPEHV, encoded by the coding sequence ATGGACCGACGCGACTTCCTCAAGACGACGAGCACACTTCTGGCTGCGAGCGCGCTTCCCGGCGTTCCTGCCCTGGCTGCAACGAACTCTGCCACTGGCCGCACAATTCTTCCGCTCAATCGCGGCTGGCGCTATCACCCGTCGAAGGTCGAGGGCGCGCACGCGGTTGACTTCGACGATGCCTCTTTCGAGCGCGTTGTCGTTCCTCACACCAACGTCAAACTGCCGTGGCATAACTTCGACGACAAGACCTACGAGTTCGTCTCGACCTATCGCCGCCGCTTCAAGACGCCGGCCGAGGCGCAGGGAAGGCGCGTCTTTGTTGACTTCGAAGGCGTGATGACGGCCTCGACCGTCTGGATCAACGGCGTCTCGCTGGGCGAGTACAAGGGCGGCTTCACGCCGTTTTCATTCGAGCTGACGCCGCACCTCCGCGCCAGCGGCGAGAACGTTCTTGTCGTGCAGGTGGACTCCACCGAGCGTGACGACATTCCTCCCTTCGGCTACCAGATCGACTACCTCACCTTCGGCGGCATCTATCGCGAGGTCTCGCTGCGCATCGTGCCTGCGACGTACATCGATAACATCTTCGCGCGCACTCGCGATGTTCTCAGCGGCAAGACCGCGCTCGATGTCGATTGCTTCCTCGCGGGCGCGCCGTCTGCAGGGCTGACGATCGAAGCCGAGCTTCGTGATGGCGACCGCGTCGTCGCGAAGACGTCGCACGCCGCGAGCTACACCGGTGCGGCTGATCCGAATGCAGGAGCGAACCCAGCGACCTCCGCCCCCGTCTATAACTCTGCTGAAACCAAGACCGATCCTGCGCGGCAGACCGTATCGTTCGAGGGGCTTGAAGGAATTCAGTTGTGGGACCTCGACAGCCCGCACCTCTACACCGTGCACGTGCGCCTGCTCGAATCAGGCCGCGTCGTCGATGAGGACACGCGGCGCATCGGCTTCCGCGAGGCTGTCTTTACCGATCACGGCTTCTCGCTCAACGGAAAGATCGTCAAGCTGCGCGGACTCGACCGTCACCAGACCTTCCCGTTCGTCGGCCAGGCGATGCCTGGGCGCGTCCAGCGCAAGGACGCGAAGATTCTGCGCGAGGACCTGCACTGCAACATCGTCCGCACCTCGCACTACCCGCAGTCGCGGCACTTCCTCGACTGCTGCGACGAGATCGGCCTGCTGGTGCTCGAGGAGATTCCCGGCTGGCAGCACATCGGCCCGGAACCGTGGAAGCAGATCTCGATCGACAACGTCGGCCGCATGATTCGCCGCGACTGGAACCATCCTTCTATCATCCTGTGGGGGGTGCGCATCAATGAGTCGCGCGACGACCACGATTTCTACACGCGCACCAACGCGCTCGCGCATCTGCTCGATCCTACGCGGCAGACAGGTGGTATCCGCTACTTCCAAGAGTCGGAGTTCCTCGAAGACGTCTTCACCATGAACGACTTCGGTTTTCCGCTGAAGAAGCCGAACCATCCGCGCTATCTCAACACGGAGTTCGTCGGCCACACCTACCCGACCAAGACCACCGACGACGACGAGCGCCAGCGCGAGCACACGCTGCGGCACGCGCGCATCCACAACCAGCTCGCCTCCGACCCACAGTATGCAGGCGGCATCGGCTGGTGTGCGTTCGACTACAACACGCATGCGAACTTCGGCGCGGGCGACCGCATCTGCTACCACGGCGTCATCGACATCTTCCGCGAACTGAAGCCCGCCGCGGGGTTCTACAAGTCGCAGTGCGATCCCGCGAAGGAGATCGTGCTCGAGCCCGCGTTCCACTGGGCCAACAGCGACGAGTCGACGAATTTCACGAAGGCAGTCATCTGCTCCAACTGCGATCACCTGAAGCTCTTCGTCCGCGAAAAGAGCCTGGAGAGCAATCCGTGGCTGCCGCTGGTCGAGCTTGATCCCGACCGCACGGAGTTCGAGCATCTCGCCTATCCGCCGTTCATCTTCGACCGCACGAAGCATGACTCAGACATACTCCGCGGCTGGGGCGATCTGCGCATCGACGGCTACCTCAACGGCAAGCTCGTTGCGTCGAGGTCTCTTTCCGGCAGCGGGGCCGACCGCAAGTTTGCGCTGGTGGCCGATGACCTGACGCTCGCGGCCGATGGCGCTGATACGACCCGGGTCGTCATGCGCGTGACCGACGAGTTCGGAGCCGTGCGGCCTTACGCGAACGATGCCATCGTGCTGAAGCTCGAAGGCCCGGCCGAGTTGATCGGCGACAACCCCTTTGCGCTCGTCGGTGGAAGGGCCGCGGTGTGGATTCGCGCGAAGGAGCAGGCAGGCACAGTGCGGCTCACTGCGACACACCCCCGACTCGGCTCGCAGACCGTCGAGATCACGCTGACCAGCGCGCCGCCGGAGCACGTTTAG
- a CDS encoding FAD-binding and (Fe-S)-binding domain-containing protein gives MSTTTSPFVLLPSSHVRASETFPAAPQIEQELRQKVRGEVRFDAGSRALYATDASNYRHVPIGVVIPLDEDDVVATVEICRRYEAPLLSRGGGTSLAGQGCNFAVILDFSKYMNKMGPVDPASHTVHVQPGIVLDRVREAAEKFALTYAPDPATHSRCTIGGMIGNNSCGVHALMGGKTVDNIQSLDLLLYDGTRLTVGPTSDEELAQRIAAGGRVGEIYAELKRIRDTYADLVRARFPNIPRRVSGYNLDELLPENHFNVARALVGSEGTCAVILGATLNLVQSPQFRTLVGVGFADVFLAADHVPLILTHKPIGLEGLDGLLLDSLRRKHKALDDIALLPEGEGFLLVEFGGATQQEADDRARSFALAIKSVAVPRIYNHEEAHRVWTVRESGLGATAFVPGRKTGWEGWEDAAVDPTQLGSYLRHLYALMKEFDYHSPMYGHFGQGCVHMRLSFDLETSEGILKFREFMDRATDIAMAHGGSISGEHGDGQARGALLPKMFGPELMEAFRAFKRIWDPTGRMNPNKLIDAHEPHEDLRLGADYKPWQPKTHFAFAEDSGSFAQATLRCVGVGACRKKDAGTMCPSYMATNEELHSTRGRAHMLWELMQEEVLPDQWKNEQVREALDLCLSCKACKSECPVSVDMATYKAEFLAHHYEGKSRPLAHYAFGRIDRWAQLASYAPGLVNFINNAPVIRSVLKSLLHIHPNRTFPRFARAFTPDRRVAADPRHYPERRGSTAKEAPEVFLWADTFNNYFHPVTMRAAHQVLTGAGFRVSTTNQHLCCGRPLYDFGMLDTAKKYLLKVLDALTPQLAAGTPIVVLEPSCASVFRDELTNLLPNDPRAAKLSSQVFLLSEFLVRYAPDYKPPKIDQKIVVHGHCHHKATMGMQDEMKLLRATGAEVELLDSGCCGMAGPFGFEEDKYEVSQTLGERVLLPAVRNNTGAIIVSDGFSCCEQITQNTTARPKHLAEVLAQTDH, from the coding sequence ATGTCCACGACGACATCGCCTTTTGTTCTCCTCCCCAGCTCGCACGTTCGTGCGAGCGAGACCTTTCCCGCTGCACCGCAGATTGAGCAGGAACTGCGGCAGAAGGTTCGTGGAGAGGTTCGTTTTGACGCGGGCTCCCGCGCTCTGTACGCCACCGACGCCTCCAACTACCGCCACGTTCCCATCGGCGTCGTCATTCCGCTCGACGAGGACGACGTCGTCGCCACGGTTGAAATTTGCCGCCGCTACGAAGCGCCGCTGCTCTCGCGCGGAGGCGGCACCTCGCTCGCCGGTCAGGGCTGCAACTTCGCCGTTATCCTCGATTTCTCGAAGTACATGAACAAGATGGGCCCCGTCGATCCGGCGTCGCACACCGTCCATGTGCAGCCGGGCATCGTGCTTGACCGCGTGCGCGAGGCGGCGGAGAAGTTCGCCCTCACCTACGCGCCCGACCCCGCGACGCACAGCCGCTGCACCATCGGCGGCATGATCGGCAATAACTCCTGCGGCGTTCACGCGCTGATGGGAGGCAAGACGGTCGATAACATTCAGTCGCTCGACCTGCTGCTCTACGACGGAACCCGGCTCACCGTCGGGCCCACCAGTGACGAGGAACTCGCGCAGCGCATCGCCGCCGGCGGCCGCGTCGGCGAGATCTACGCCGAGCTGAAGCGCATCCGCGACACCTACGCCGACCTCGTCCGCGCGCGCTTTCCGAACATTCCGCGCCGCGTCTCCGGCTACAACCTCGACGAGCTGCTGCCGGAGAACCACTTCAACGTCGCCCGCGCACTCGTGGGCAGCGAAGGCACCTGCGCCGTTATCCTCGGCGCGACGCTCAACCTCGTCCAGAGTCCGCAGTTCCGCACGCTGGTCGGTGTAGGCTTCGCGGACGTCTTCCTCGCGGCGGACCACGTGCCGCTCATCCTCACGCACAAGCCCATCGGGCTTGAGGGCCTGGACGGCCTTCTGCTCGATTCCCTGCGCCGCAAGCACAAGGCGCTCGACGACATCGCGCTGCTGCCCGAGGGCGAAGGCTTCCTCCTCGTCGAGTTCGGCGGAGCCACCCAGCAGGAGGCCGACGACCGCGCCCGCAGCTTCGCGCTTGCCATCAAGAGCGTCGCCGTGCCGCGCATCTACAACCACGAAGAGGCGCACCGCGTCTGGACGGTCCGCGAGTCCGGCCTCGGCGCCACAGCCTTTGTCCCCGGCCGCAAGACCGGCTGGGAGGGCTGGGAGGACGCCGCCGTCGATCCCACGCAGCTCGGCTCCTACCTGCGCCATCTGTACGCGCTCATGAAGGAGTTCGACTACCACAGCCCCATGTACGGCCACTTCGGCCAGGGCTGTGTGCACATGCGGCTCAGCTTCGATCTCGAGACGTCTGAGGGCATCCTCAAGTTCCGCGAGTTCATGGACCGCGCCACCGACATCGCGATGGCGCACGGCGGCTCAATCTCCGGCGAGCACGGCGACGGACAGGCCCGAGGCGCGCTGCTGCCTAAGATGTTCGGCCCGGAGCTGATGGAGGCGTTCCGTGCCTTCAAGCGCATATGGGACCCCACTGGCCGCATGAATCCCAACAAGCTCATCGATGCGCATGAGCCGCACGAAGACCTCCGCCTCGGCGCCGACTACAAGCCGTGGCAGCCGAAGACGCACTTCGCCTTCGCCGAGGACAGCGGCTCCTTCGCGCAGGCCACGCTGCGCTGCGTCGGCGTCGGAGCCTGCCGCAAAAAAGACGCCGGAACCATGTGCCCCAGCTACATGGCCACCAACGAGGAGCTGCACTCCACACGCGGCCGCGCGCACATGCTCTGGGAGCTGATGCAGGAAGAGGTCCTCCCTGACCAGTGGAAGAACGAGCAGGTCCGAGAGGCGCTCGACCTGTGCCTCTCCTGCAAGGCCTGCAAGAGCGAGTGCCCGGTCAGCGTGGACATGGCCACGTACAAGGCCGAGTTCCTCGCCCACCACTACGAAGGCAAATCGCGCCCGCTCGCGCACTACGCCTTCGGGCGCATCGACCGCTGGGCACAGCTCGCGTCGTACGCTCCGGGCCTCGTCAACTTCATCAACAACGCGCCGGTCATCCGCAGCGTCCTCAAGTCGCTGCTGCACATCCACCCCAACCGCACCTTCCCGCGCTTCGCCAGGGCGTTCACTCCCGACCGCCGCGTCGCCGCGGACCCGCGCCATTACCCCGAGCGCCGCGGCTCAACGGCGAAAGAAGCTCCCGAGGTCTTTCTCTGGGCCGACACTTTCAATAACTACTTCCACCCGGTGACGATGCGCGCCGCACACCAGGTCCTGACCGGCGCGGGCTTCCGTGTCTCCACGACCAACCAGCATCTCTGCTGCGGCCGTCCGCTGTATGACTTCGGGATGCTCGACACGGCGAAGAAGTATCTCCTCAAGGTGCTCGACGCGCTCACGCCGCAGCTTGCCGCCGGAACCCCCATCGTCGTGCTTGAGCCGAGCTGCGCCTCGGTCTTCCGCGACGAGCTGACGAACCTTCTTCCCAACGACCCGCGCGCCGCCAAGCTCAGCAGCCAGGTCTTCCTGCTCAGCGAGTTCCTCGTGCGCTACGCCCCGGACTACAAGCCGCCGAAGATCGACCAGAAGATCGTCGTCCACGGCCACTGCCATCACAAGGCAACGATGGGAATGCAGGACGAGATGAAGCTGCTCCGCGCCACCGGCGCCGAGGTCGAGCTGCTCGACTCAGGCTGCTGCGGCATGGCCGGGCCATTTGGATTCGAGGAAGACAAGTACGAGGTCTCGCAGACACTGGGCGAGCGCGTGTTGTTGCCCGCGGTCCGGAACAACACCGGAGCCATCATCGTCTCCGACGGCTTCAGCTGCTGCGAGCAGATCACGCAGAACACCACTGCTCGACCGAAGCACTTAGCCGAGGTCCTGGCGCAAACAGACCACTAA